From Woronichinia naegeliana WA131, the proteins below share one genomic window:
- a CDS encoding XisH family protein: MPAKDIFHDCVKHALIKDGWIVTDDPLSLKIGKKDLFIDLAAEKMLIAEKGTERIAVEIKSFVGTSEVEDLKNALGQYILYEKIIKRQLLDRTLYLAIRETTYNNLFSQEIGQILLEEKTLKLIIFNPETEVITKWIN, translated from the coding sequence ATGCCTGCCAAAGATATTTTCCATGACTGTGTAAAACACGCCTTAATCAAAGATGGCTGGATAGTTACCGATGATCCATTAAGCCTTAAAATTGGCAAAAAAGACTTGTTTATTGATCTAGCGGCTGAAAAGATGCTGATTGCCGAAAAAGGAACAGAAAGAATAGCTGTTGAAATCAAAAGCTTTGTCGGAACATCTGAGGTTGAAGACTTAAAGAATGCGCTAGGCCAATATATTCTTTATGAAAAAATTATCAAACGCCAGCTTTTAGATAGAACTCTTTATCTTGCTATTCGAGAGACTACCTATAATAACTTATTTAGTCAAGAAATTGGCCAAATACTACTTGAAGAAAAAACACTAAAACTCATTATCTTTAATCCCGAAACTGAGGTAATCACCAAATGGATAAACTAA
- a CDS encoding XisI protein, protein MDKLNHYRQIIHQVLSPYSQIIYNNADIKNRLALDAQNNQYLVISEGWQNSQRYHDCLIHLEIINGKIWVQCDNTEDGITKELLAAGIPKDDIVLGFHEPKIRQYTGFAVA, encoded by the coding sequence ATGGATAAACTAAATCATTACCGCCAAATTATTCATCAGGTTCTTTCCCCCTATAGCCAAATTATTTATAACAATGCGGACATTAAAAATCGTCTGGCTCTCGATGCCCAGAATAACCAATATCTCGTCATTTCGGAAGGTTGGCAAAATAGTCAACGTTACCATGATTGTCTAATTCATTTAGAAATTATTAATGGAAAAATTTGGGTACAATGTGACAATACAGAAGATGGCATCACCAAAGAACTTCTGGCCGCAGGTATTCCCAAAGACGATATTGTTTTAGGCTTCCATGAACCTAAAATACGTCAATATACAGGCTTTGCTGTAGCTTAA
- a CDS encoding bifunctional pantoate--beta-alanine ligase/(d)CMP kinase has product MRCFKTIAGLRTYLRSYLEQEGQQKKIGLVPTMGALHRGHGSLIQRAALETDLVVVSIFVNPLQFGPQEDFSQYPRSFEQDCQLAASWGATVVFAPTAEEMGSLTEKSLVMPPSSLLNCLCGAYRPGHFPGVATIVSQLFQIVQPTVAYFGEKDAQQLAIIRRLVNDLNFPVVIQGCPIVREASGLALSSRNQYLSQTEKEEAANIYRSLQMAHQVFQQGKRERDALLTSVQKQLALTPNLQLQYLDLVDPTSLQSLDTITEAGLLAIAVYAGKTRLIDNLLLRNRQAIIAIDGPAGSGKSTVTRRVADALGFIYLDTGAMYRAIAWLVLQAGLNPEEEAAIAELVSQAQIELISRPAPQLTGVKVNGLDISDAIRTPEVTALVSAIAAQAAVREVLVKTQQTYGKQGGLVAEGRDIGTNVFPDAEVKIFLTASVLERARRRLADFHHQGQTEIDLQELVQEIAQRDQLDSSRNRAPLKKAEDAIEIQTDHLTIKEVITQILTVTREKTQEA; this is encoded by the coding sequence GTGCGCTGTTTTAAAACCATTGCGGGGCTACGAACCTATTTACGAAGCTATTTAGAACAAGAGGGACAACAGAAAAAGATTGGTTTGGTGCCAACGATGGGAGCTTTGCATCGGGGCCACGGTAGCTTAATTCAACGGGCTGCCCTAGAAACAGATTTGGTGGTCGTTAGTATTTTTGTCAATCCTTTGCAGTTTGGCCCCCAGGAAGATTTCAGCCAATATCCTCGCTCCTTTGAACAGGATTGTCAGTTAGCGGCTAGTTGGGGAGCAACGGTCGTTTTCGCACCTACCGCCGAGGAAATGGGAAGTTTAACCGAAAAGAGTCTGGTGATGCCGCCCAGTTCCCTGCTCAATTGCCTTTGTGGAGCTTATCGTCCAGGACATTTTCCAGGCGTAGCCACTATTGTCAGCCAGCTTTTCCAGATCGTACAACCGACGGTGGCCTATTTCGGTGAAAAAGATGCTCAACAGTTAGCGATTATTCGGCGTTTGGTTAACGATTTGAATTTTCCTGTGGTCATTCAAGGCTGCCCAATTGTCAGAGAAGCATCGGGTTTAGCCCTTAGTTCCCGTAATCAATATTTGAGTCAGACAGAAAAAGAAGAAGCGGCCAATATTTACCGGAGTTTGCAGATGGCCCACCAGGTTTTTCAGCAAGGGAAACGAGAGCGCGATGCTTTATTAACCAGTGTTCAAAAACAGTTAGCCCTAACGCCTAATTTGCAATTGCAATATCTCGATTTAGTTGATCCGACTAGTCTCCAGTCCCTGGATACGATTACCGAAGCCGGATTGCTGGCGATCGCTGTCTATGCGGGAAAAACCCGTCTGATTGACAATTTACTATTGCGGAATCGTCAGGCTATTATCGCCATTGATGGCCCTGCGGGATCCGGAAAATCTACCGTTACCCGTCGGGTTGCTGATGCCCTGGGGTTCATCTATTTAGACACAGGAGCCATGTATCGAGCGATCGCCTGGCTGGTTTTACAAGCGGGCCTTAATCCCGAAGAGGAAGCAGCTATTGCCGAATTAGTTAGTCAAGCTCAGATTGAATTAATTTCTCGACCGGCTCCCCAACTAACGGGAGTGAAAGTCAATGGTCTTGACATTAGTGACGCGATTCGGACTCCTGAAGTTACGGCTTTGGTATCAGCGATCGCCGCCCAGGCAGCCGTGCGAGAGGTATTGGTCAAAACCCAGCAAACCTACGGCAAACAAGGGGGCTTAGTGGCCGAAGGTCGGGATATTGGCACCAATGTCTTTCCCGATGCGGAAGTTAAAATTTTTCTAACGGCTTCTGTTCTGGAAAGAGCCAGACGACGATTAGCGGATTTTCACCATCAAGGCCAAACCGAGATTGATTTACAAGAACTTGTCCAGGAAATTGCCCAACGGGATCAACTCGATAGTAGCCGCAACCGGGCCCCCCTCAAAAAAGCGGAGGATGCGATCGAGATTCAGACCGACCATTTGACTATTAAGGAGGTGATTACCCAAATCCTGACGGTGACAAGGGAGAAAACCCAAGAAGCTTAG
- a CDS encoding transposase: MKARYQFRFYPTGQQKQGLARLFGCIRVVWNDALAICKGSEKLPSYNQLSSLLTQSKQTEERTWLTEVSAVPLQQSVRNLNMAYQSFFNSINGKRKGKKINPPRFKSRKSKQSATFTNAGFSIKGEKVYLAKIGYLDVVWSRPLPSELSSVTVIKDAAGRYFLSFVVEINPEKLSDNGKSVGIDLGITDFATLDNGEKIKAPKPLKKRLKKLRKAQRSLSRKQKGSKRREKARVKVAKIHAKIKDTRTDFLHKLSTRLIRENQTIVLEDLNTSGMLKNCKLSRAISDLGWRSFRAMLEAKSKMYGRDFRVISRWEPTSQSCSSCGQIGEKKELSVREWTCLFCGDIHDRDVNAAKNIKVAGGLSETENGHGGRRKSSLLVASDEVSTRLLPIQLTLI, encoded by the coding sequence ATGAAAGCAAGGTATCAATTCAGATTCTACCCGACTGGCCAACAGAAACAAGGGTTAGCCCGACTGTTTGGTTGCATTCGTGTAGTCTGGAATGATGCTTTAGCGATTTGCAAGGGTTCTGAAAAACTACCATCTTACAATCAACTTTCTAGTTTGCTAACCCAATCTAAACAGACAGAAGAAAGGACTTGGTTAACGGAAGTATCGGCGGTGCCCCTACAGCAATCGGTTAGGAATCTAAATATGGCCTACCAGAGCTTCTTTAACTCAATTAATGGAAAGAGGAAAGGGAAAAAGATTAATCCGCCAAGATTCAAGAGTCGGAAATCAAAGCAGTCTGCTACTTTCACTAATGCAGGTTTCTCGATCAAAGGAGAAAAGGTTTATTTGGCGAAAATAGGCTACTTAGATGTAGTGTGGAGCCGCCCCCTACCTTCCGAACTATCTAGTGTCACTGTAATTAAAGATGCGGCAGGTCGGTACTTTCTTAGCTTTGTTGTAGAGATTAATCCTGAAAAGTTATCTGATAACGGTAAGTCTGTAGGGATTGATCTAGGGATAACCGATTTTGCTACGTTAGATAATGGAGAAAAAATCAAGGCTCCTAAACCTCTTAAAAAGAGACTTAAGAAATTAAGAAAGGCTCAACGCAGCTTGTCTCGCAAGCAAAAAGGGAGTAAACGGCGTGAAAAAGCACGAGTAAAAGTTGCTAAAATTCACGCAAAAATCAAGGACACTCGCACTGACTTTTTGCATAAACTATCTACTCGGCTCATTCGTGAAAACCAAACGATTGTGCTAGAAGATTTGAATACATCGGGAATGCTTAAAAATTGCAAGTTGTCTCGTGCTATTTCCGATCTAGGTTGGCGTAGTTTTAGGGCTATGTTAGAAGCCAAGTCGAAAATGTATGGGCGTGATTTTAGGGTAATTTCTCGTTGGGAACCGACTTCACAAAGCTGTTCAAGTTGTGGACAAATTGGCGAAAAAAAAGAACTTTCTGTTAGGGAATGGACTTGTCTTTTCTGTGGGGACATCCACGATAGAGACGTAAATGCCGCCAAGAATATCAAGGTCGCGGGAGGGCTTTCCGAGACTGAAAACGGACATGGAGGACGGCGTAAATCTAGCTTGCTAGTTGCTTCCGATGAAGTGTCAACCCGCCTATTACCTATTCAATTGACTTTAATTTAG
- the tnpA gene encoding IS200/IS605 family transposase, producing MTTQLRRERHSISSLKTHLVCVTKYRRAILTSESLAVIEKSFGEVAKKMDFQILEFNGGSDHVHALIEFPPKLSISQMVNALKGVSSRRYGQSGFQKPYGKEALWSPSYFVSSVGGAPLEILKQYIQDQ from the coding sequence ATGACAACCCAGTTACGAAGGGAACGTCACAGTATTTCTAGTCTCAAGACTCACTTGGTCTGCGTAACTAAATATCGTAGAGCCATTTTGACATCAGAAAGTCTTGCTGTTATAGAAAAATCCTTTGGAGAGGTTGCCAAGAAAATGGATTTTCAAATTCTTGAATTTAATGGAGGATCTGACCACGTTCACGCGCTTATTGAATTTCCGCCCAAACTCTCCATTTCTCAGATGGTAAATGCACTTAAAGGTGTTTCTAGTCGTCGCTACGGTCAATCTGGATTCCAAAAACCTTATGGCAAAGAGGCTCTATGGAGTCCTTCCTATTTTGTTTCAAGTGTTGGTGGTGCCCCTCTTGAGATTCTTAAGCAGTACATTCAAGACCAATAG
- a CDS encoding transposase, producing the protein MWAYIQKQPQETKRLLGIEYPKLLELITYGKLLKKEFEESKTTLIKAGGGNKPKLSEEEQIVLMLVYLRHYPTFQLLGIMFEISESSAHNIFNYWQSLFGENLPASLFEQLKKLPEEIEKVKEELIQHELIVDATEQPVERPLGQEAQKPYYSGKQKRHTSKSQIIICPKIKEIVDVVIGEIGSKSDVQILRQRLAKFHQEQGFLGDKAYEGEFQLTTPKKKPKGRELSKEEKERNSWLSSRRVVVEHMIRLLKVFKVMQEKFRLRKGRYKSLISTVCGLVRLRINALILSIIKCSESGQVIEVKMSHCFLPELNLEV; encoded by the coding sequence ATGTGGGCTTATATTCAAAAACAGCCTCAAGAAACAAAGAGGTTGTTAGGAATAGAGTACCCAAAATTATTAGAGCTTATAACCTATGGCAAATTACTTAAAAAAGAATTTGAAGAAAGCAAAACCACACTGATTAAAGCAGGTGGTGGAAATAAACCGAAATTATCAGAGGAGGAGCAAATAGTTTTAATGCTAGTTTACTTAAGGCATTATCCGACCTTTCAGCTACTAGGAATAATGTTTGAAATAAGTGAATCGTCTGCCCATAATATATTCAATTATTGGCAGTCACTATTCGGAGAAAATTTACCAGCAAGTCTATTTGAACAACTAAAAAAGTTGCCAGAAGAAATAGAAAAAGTTAAAGAGGAGCTAATCCAACATGAACTAATAGTGGATGCGACAGAACAACCAGTAGAAAGACCTTTAGGGCAGGAGGCACAAAAACCATACTACTCAGGTAAACAAAAAAGGCATACCTCAAAAAGCCAAATAATCATTTGCCCAAAAATCAAGGAGATTGTGGATGTTGTGATAGGAGAAATAGGTTCAAAGAGCGATGTACAAATATTACGTCAAAGATTGGCTAAATTCCATCAAGAACAAGGCTTTCTAGGTGATAAAGCCTACGAGGGAGAATTCCAATTAACAACACCAAAAAAGAAACCAAAGGGGCGAGAATTAAGCAAAGAAGAAAAAGAAAGAAATAGTTGGTTATCGTCTCGACGAGTAGTGGTTGAACATATGATTCGATTGCTCAAAGTATTCAAAGTGATGCAAGAAAAATTTAGACTAAGAAAGGGAAGATATAAGTCATTAATCTCAACAGTATGTGGATTGGTGAGACTAAGGATAAATGCGCTGATATTAAGCATTATAAAATGTAGCGAATCAGGGCAGGTAATTGAGGTAAAGATGAGTCATTGTTTTTTGCCAGAATTGAATTTGGAGGTCTGA